One Styela clava chromosome 4, kaStyClav1.hap1.2, whole genome shotgun sequence genomic window, CTTCCTAGTTAGAATAGCTATTACATGAGGTGGAATAGCATCCCAGTACATATGCAATACATTGCAAAGTCCAAAAATACCTTAAAATATGATTATATAGAATATAAGCGTAACTTGCCTATATGAATATAACATCAAGTCAAGATTTTAGTCAGTCTAGGTATTTTGAAATCTAACAATTAATTACCTATAACTCTGACCCTAGGACAGACATCCATGAGCATATCATTCATTGCATTATATTGTCTTTGCATGAATTCTTCATTTTCAGCGACTCGTGGCCGATTTGAGTCTTCTTCTTCCAGAGGAAATGCATCTAGGAGTAATTTGGAAGCATTGGCTCGGACCATTGCGTTGTTGGCCTGGAATTTACAACAAATATTATGAGTAAAGAGTAAAAAAATTAGGCAAATAGCTAACACAATCTAAGTATTTCCTTATATAAATATTGGAGATGTATACGAGGACGTATATCTCATCATACATCAATAGAGGTAGAACTTCGCGCCTAATCAAGGATTTGGACAAACTACAATTATTATAACCATACATTTGTTTCTTAGAAGATTCTAATTCCTTTTCTTAGGTATAGTCTACAAAATTTATTGCTCATTAGGGTAAACATGGTATATAAACCTGCTTGCATTAATCTGCTATGCCAACATAGTTCAGTCCCCAAAGTGCTACAggatatattttgtaaaaaatcaataataactTCATCTTTATGATTTCCAAAAAATACTGGACACTTTTACAAATTTGAagaacaatatcaaacacataCCTTCAAAGATCTCCATATAATAGGATTATACAGCCTTGTGATCATGTGACGAACTTCCAAACCTCCTTTATGACACACAATGGAAGACAACATTGTTTTCAAAGGgagaaataaattgaattccTTAACACATGGAGAATGAACAGCTCtggtatgaataaaaaaaagatttgagtAAATAGAGTGAAACCAGAGAAAggcaaaaatgaaatatttatttattcaattcattatttcttatttatggtactcctgtagtatgtgaaccaagatggcggacaccggaacgtagtatgtataccaggttaaggttaagccataatttcaggtacaaatactacccGAACTtgcaatagaagtaaaatatggaaaattggaataaaattatggcctaaccccaacctggtaccctactatgttccggtgtccgccatcttggtttacatactacgggagtaccctatttATTTACTTATCAATCTTGatcttcaaaatatttctttacTGGCCAAATAAACTCgccatttgaaaaaaaatttgaacataaAATAAAGAATTCATGTTCATACTATAattgtattaattttattttgaattcatatttattaacAATTCCTCATAACCTCATCTTACCTGTACATTAAATCTTGAATACAAATTTCTTCAAAACTCTCCTTCATCTCTTGCGAAGCAGATCTCCatgattgaaaataaatattgccGAGACCTTCTGCTTGTTCCAGAGAAAATTTATGCTTGATGTTATCCATGATAACTTGATGTGCATCTTTCATTAATTCCTGTATCAAGAAACATGAATGTAAAGATGGTTAATCGCTGAtagattaagatattgaatttaCAGTTGGCATTTCATAATAAGCGCTTTGAACAGCCTTGGCAACGAGCCTTTGATTAACCTGCATGGACTCGCAGGTTTGAATCTAGTTGgatataaataaagtaaaattgctGCATGAATTCCTAGCTTCCTATGGTGGCTAACGTAACCTTTTCTCCCATCAAGTCTTGTCAGATCATAGCCAATAATTCAATTTGAATTCTTTAGGGAAAATGCTGATTTTCGTCGCTAGGAAAGATGCAAAAACTGCATATAACATCTGATTTAGTTACTAGAACTAGATAAAACGAGCCTATATTAAGATTACATTACattcagggatggccaatttgaataaagtattcgaatgtattcgaatatctcgtcattcgaatatcggaattcacgttcataagaatatcggatatttgtgtgacgtcacacattttcgacgccgctttcaagacgtttccgttgaatgaaaacattctcgatagaaacttgcttatcactcatcagcgtaacgtgttatttaggccgtaaacgtctttacgattgtgttattttctctaaaacgaaaattttccacaaatttgatccacgataacgataacatttattttatttttgtacgcgcacggaattgtgaatctggtaaatacgttcattggcggcgagtttctaaagacaacgcaactttttgattgaaaagcggcaatttaaaatactgaaaataaaatcgtaaacaatataagttttattgaggcccgcgaaaatttaaaaaacgctcttctaggcagtgaaaatcgcaaaatttacaagatttgcctgattatccattactttaaattgccgtcgaatattttcgtgttaacacgatacaaggtttgaaacgcgactttttcccgggttgtgaagatgtatataatataattaatctaaagtatattcaatcaattttattgtgatgaaataaattttactctgagatattactgcatatttatggatttttcgaacggttttatctaaaaataatcagagtggcagcatttcgatcgagcggagtcactgttaacaagtacatctaaatatttgcccaattcgcaaaatacggatcaaaacaatatttaatcggacagtttacctcacgtttttattttttataaccgcggattgcaatggtatataagagtggtgaggattttattttgtcgacgcaaccgcagattaaattgaagacaattaaattaataaagcaagacatttcaAATACGCGTGACGGTCACGAAtccatcactttgcacaacagaaaaatatatattcgttgttatattatttgttgtaaaagtcgactcttttaacaggtggcataatcgcggcgatgaatatgtatttttaattcactgctaaactttatatgtatattaattgtatgaaatgaattatactctacacttaacaggatttcatataattatttgagatttttctaacggcgataacgagttggcaagattgcaaaaatacgtattaaaattaaatttcaggtcacagatcgccgtggaccgaatgtttttttttgacgcaagaagaagcaaccgcgagttacgttggacacattaaattattatataaagatattttagaatctcgtagttgtcatggattgaatattttacgtaacagaatgagcattatacgctgaaaagacggctcttttaacgagcgcgaaatcgcggtgggtgttacaggggGCAATGGGAATTtgcgatttcgaaaatcctggctgcgcgctggcagtggtggtcatctattctctactaatttatttctaattccaaacacaacaatatgttacacataataacaatatggttcacataaattaatatacaaatatactggtaggtagtagaatactctaggcttaaatattagaatttttaaaggcataatggattttcgattgttgttgcctgtattgccaataaattttattactctcagaaaatatacacaattatctgaatacaagtagtatttttgtcaatagactcgactattatcgtaatatctggtaccaatgatagaaagcgtcagacaactccttggctatcttttcatatggtcatttgtacaaagtgaataattttaataaactgactgtgtcacaagttgctattatttttttattaatagctataaactatcaattactttgtgtacatatactgttggtctgtggcttcattctgatatttctattgaagcttatttcctaatttactgggttttaatcaactaaaacaaaaatgtgttattttcgattttagaatgtattcggaattccagattcgaaaacattattttagaatgtattcggaatagtttagtattcggaaatggccatccctgattaCATTTAAGCAAAAATTTAAGAATAGTAGCTAAAAAAATTGGTAAGCAAAGAATTAAGTTAATTCCTTGCACATGGTGCCATTACATTGAAGTAGGTAAATTAATGGAAATCGAACGAAGTACATATtgtaaaacaacaataaaataaaaaataccttGTGCAAAAGAAATACTGATGATAAAAATTTCCTGCCCTCTGCTTTACAAAGCAACAAAGGATATTTAAAACTGCTCAACAACATTTCACGGAGTTCCTAGAAAAAGTGAAAGGAAATTAATATTGCATAATATTgcaaaaatcatttaaaaaactGGAAAAGTTAGTGCAAATAATAAATCAATCAATATGTACATGTCGCAACCCACTGGTAGGGAAGAACAGCCATAAATCACAATATTACTGGATATGAATTAGCAAAAAAATACATTGTAACCAGTTAATCGAACAAAAGATATCTTTGCTGGAACAAAGTTAGAACAATTGTGAGCAAAAGCATTTATTGTAGATTCGTGAACAAGTTAAGAGAGTAGTCAAGCACCTCAATCACACTCTTTGCATAATTCTCTTCGGTGGCATCTTCATTCTCAAGAGcagatatttgttttcttttgaaATCAAATAATGTCAAACAACCTTGCATACTACAGATCGACGATAATTTGTCACGCTAATATAGAAGAAAAAAGATTGTATATCTTTAAATTTTtagcaatattgaaaaataaatgaaaattattaaattaacttgaaaaaatcttgaaatttgTCAAAACATAAAGTTACTAACAGAAGATTATGTCATTAAATGGTATGTGTAATTTACTAtcttaaaaaaattaacaaaccaaACATTTTAGCATAAGTccataaaaatttaaaagttgtgtctatgttaaataaaaaatagtttcaacTGGTATACCTGATCTTTACATAGAAACAATCTGAGTTGATGAGTTATAACATTGAGACAAATTTGCTCTTTTGAAGCAAAATTCTTGTTCCACCATTCTACACATATTGTGCAAATACAGGATGCTAAAACTGGTCTGACATCATAAAGATCAAATAGAGAACCTGGAAATGAGATGGAGAGTCTAATAATACGTTTAAAGTGATAATAATTTTAAGTACAGTGGTGGACTAGAAATACAAAATAAAGAACATGGGCCCCAGTGGAGAACCGCTGATATACAAATACAATCTCTCTACATTTCAGTGGCTGGTTGCAAAGAGCCTTATATGAGTGATAAGCCTGTGAAGCGTTAATTTGGAaagtaaattttgaatattttaaaacatttcaaaaattaaataactaTCATTATACAATGACCTACCATGTAGTAATATGAGAATCTGCAGCATGTCTTTATTTGGAGTCTGATTATCAAGTCTGACAGTTGACAAAAGAAAAATGCAGACAGCTTCCAAAACTTGAAATGGTATCTCTTTGTTTTCctcattctaaaataataacaaaatcaattttatgttACATTCAATGTCATACTTGATCCATACAGCAAAATACTTGAGAACATCATCTTAAAAGAATGAATTGGAACACTTACCATAGTTTCTTATAGCACTATATCACAGTATTTATTATGTTTTGGGTTACATCACTTACATGGTGAAATTCGATCCAAGAAATTACTCTGTAATGGCAACATAGTACAGTCCAATGATGTAAGCATAGGCCacggatggcgaaccttttacaatgaatgggtcaaaattatatttttaacgcggaacagaagagagtgggtcacagatatttaatcaatgtttgtatctataaaaacttctgaaacaaatcatgATACAGCGGTTGTTAATGTTGGTGTAGTTTAGGGCTTTACTTATACAGCACTTGTATCacggactttttatggcactcgaatttatgaaattagagtacgcatatgaattacgtttaggatgatgcgcaaattattttacggttccaaagagtttggagggaattccactctgatagtgttatatttttctatcAGCTTTAACCATATTAAAAGCaattttacactgccccattcagggatggccaaaaccgaatagttcactatttcgaatacattcgaaattatttttttcgaatatgaaatttcgaatacttcgaaaataaaatccattaattgaagcttatctaaatgtatgtaggaatttccatacaataagcaatggaataactgctatctacaagttacaacctagctatattaccaggcatttcatatttgcagattattgcagtatatatatatattttggtgaccgtacatttgaacccacgtacatttgaacccatgtgtatatccacgggttcaatctatatgcgggtgctaaaacccatgggttagggttagtgtgggttcaactatccaaaaaacaaaaaaaattccataggtgcaaaagcatacaggtgcaattgtcatgggttcaaatgtacgtgggttcaaatgtaatggaaccatatattttatataccatgagtcatgttaacagaattaaattaatacggcaagagtggtatcgatgatggatttgaatatttgcgcaacacaaaatcatcctagaaAAACGCCCATatatttaaataccaaccattatccaaattatttgccaaaaagcgggataaagtatgagttatttttccgacttttttcgtgagtacaaaaatacgaatcaaaaattaattatattccggaactttaccacacattttaagtcctaAGATCGCccttgtatgtttgagtaataatacttttattattttataaatatgaaaataggaatcaaaaactatttataatcgggtagtttgccacacaatttatgtacacagattgccgtgatattgtgccgaatataattagtttttgattctcaTGTTCGTACTcgcgaaaaattgtcacaagtcggaaaaagaatttatatttcatcTCGCTCTTgagaactaatttggataatggttgccattggtttgtatttaaaagtatgcactttttactaggatgattttgtgctgcgcaaaatattcgaatccatgaccgataccactatttaaaatgccttaccgtgttaatttaattctattatcataactcaaatgttggtaaatcgggcagtttaccacacatgtTAGGGTCACAGATCgtcgttgcattttagaattataatagtttaattattttgtaaatacgaacccgaaattataattgggcagtttaccacgtatttcatgtccacaaatacctgtggtatttggtattaatactttcattattttatcaatataaaaataggaataaatatttaaaaaaatcggtcagtttaccacacattttatgtccacagattgtcgatacaagtACCAGTCACGGATTgcattattttgcgcaacaaaaaatcatcctggtaaaggatcgatacttttaactatcgttatcagaattattttctaataaatcgacttgtttttccaacttgtgacaatttattggatatcgtaacaatgactgctataaataccgtatttcccggctaataagtctacatggcaaataggacgatgtctatttttagcactccaAACAGGGGTTTTTccataggcctccaataagacgggtagaaaaaattgtgtccctgttgttcagttgttcatgttagtttggtagaatcatactcacagaattaactattttttaacaattgagcggtaaatttaagttgtaaagcggcaatcattttggacaacctattaacatgaatgttgaaataattttggaatgtgataagtaatacactgtacgtccacaggttatttcacagctgtgttttcctgtcgtgttctgctgaatcggcgaaacgaaagggtcacaaatcactttatctcggtgacctagaaaagcgacttattagccggggaAATACAGTAATTGTcagtaatggaaatgaatttgtaaattagaagcctcgtagacgaatatcggcaatgtccacccacgcaaatgtgtcgcaacactatgcgacgtacggtcgcacagaatataaacaatcaaagtgccgattcatcgtcattacaatacgtgagacagcgtaaaaatccgtttgaagattcccgtaaaacgaaacaccacgtttacggcgaaaagtggctactattcggaattattcgtaaatcagccgaaaatgtattcgaatactttgatattcgaatacattcgaatattcgattcattttggacaaccctggccCCATTGTGattctagatttttatttcaagtctgaaagattttgtattcTCAACAGCATTGTATGCGAGAAACTAacaaaatgcaaagtagcatctagttctcgtataccCCCTAAAACTGTCGGCAGATGCACTTCTtaaagagacaagacgttgcgagaaatgaacatcaattgcactgttatgtcataaacgatgtcagagtcaatagctgaataacggcaCGCAACGATACAGACATGCGTCCAAAATtatgggttttgaaaattaacataccgaaaaattaacaatttgaatataagcGATCGCAgtcctgactgcccaactgacggtacatcataatagtttagttattgttagattaatttgaggccggttttatcactgatatgttagcattttattcgtgccttagCGGGTCACGactaaaacgcggtgggtcacatTGTGACccgtgggtcagtggttcgccatccctggacTAGGCTAGGCCATCATGtcctcaaataaaaaaatttgaataaaaaatgcatACCTGTATATTGTCATCGATATTTTCCTCATCTAAGACATTACTACTTATTTGTCCCAGTCCATTGATTGATAAAGTTTTCAATCCGAGCCAGAAGGAATCTAGTTGCTTTGAATTTAATTcctggtaaaaaaaaaacagcagaagtttatttcaaaattttgtaggAAATAGGCTaaattacttcaacaattcctaaaagaaaaaaaaaatttcgaataaGAAAATCAGAAAAGCAAAATTGTCAGTTGGAGACTGACTGGACTATCTTTGCTTCGATACTGAATgttataccaaaaaaaaatttttttttattcataacatCGGCTACACTTTTAAGTTATATTGTATATACATTATAACTTCACCATAGATATCAAGTTGTATTCTAGATTAGTTTAACTAATTGAATGTTTTTCAGATATAAATTTGTTAATTTATGTCATTTTTTGAATCAATTGTATGAAAAATTTTCATACttttaacaacaaaaacatGTGAAATTGCACAAAGAATATCCTATAAATCTCCACAAACCTGTATAATTTCTGAAACAGTCGATATTAACTTTCTCCCTTTGCCATTTTTAAAATCTCCAAACTTTGTGTGATGTTCTCTCCTCAAGTTTGCCACAAATTCGATACATTTTTCACTATTCTCAGAACAAGATAATAGTTCTTCTCTTCTCTTTTCACCCATGCTACCATAGAAGTTTAGATAGGAGTCTAGTTATAACTAGAATACATGATGATACAATCGAATTGATCAGTGTGCATGAAATGAATTAAGGAACCAGTTACTAGATATACATACTTAAAACAactatttgaaatgaatttatgaaataattgaacATATTTGTACCGGCCGACAATACTCTAATTAAGCAGACATTGAGATACTGGtggatattattttaaaaataacgaGAATCATAAATGAATCTAGCATAAAATCATGGGgtgtcaaaaatataaataaaactttttgttttacAAATACTTGGACAGACTAATATCACtgctatatttattaatattaccgGTAAGTCATTTTTGCTACACTTCTATAAATATGTACGTatattaatgataaaaatatacaatagtGAAAAATTACAATGACAAAATTGCACTGAGAGAAAGAATTGAGAATTGTGTCgattatataattattttggttaaaaatacccataattATGTAAATCAATAAAGGtatatttatattctttttcatattatatatcTATGGCACTAACATTTAATCACATACAAAAGACTTTGAAGACACTACAACTCAAGCAATATGTCTATAAAAACAGAATGAATAAATAGTATGTTGAATTCGAGAACAACGAATACAATTTTGGTCATCAAAAATAGAACAAGAAAACTAAATAAGAACAATAACCCAGTAGTGAAAGAAGTAAACCTGAATCATAGTAAAGAAATCAGTTTACATTATAACATACACTTATCATTGTTGATAATCAGTGTTTAATTATGATAGAAATATTGTAACAGTTAAacgattcacatatttattcaccTATTGTCTCAAGAGTTCTGGaaagattttcattttatttcccCAGAAAGACAGATTTTTCCAGACCATCTTCTACCTCAGGCCTGTATTCCAAATGGCTTTTGAAGAACGTACTTTTAAATAGCGGTTCATTGCGAACATATTCAAGATACTCTGGGGCACCTGGGTATATTACATTATCAGCCACGACAACAGAACCCTTCGCAAGTAGATCATTCTTTATAAGGCTAATCAAATCCGGCTTGTATAGTGCTTTCATATGatcaatgaaaacaaaatcCAACTTGTCAATGCCATGTTTGGCTTTCAAGGTTGGAATTACTTCATCAGAAGTCCCGACAATGATACAAATCTTGTCTAATAATCCAGCATAATCTACAAGTTTTTCAACCAATTTGGCATATTCAGGATTAATTTCAAGGCAATACAGCTTCCCACCATCTTTTAGAAAACGAGCCATTCTGACTGCACTGTATCCGACAAATGAACCGAGCTCAATCGCAACTTTGGGGTCTCTCTCTTTGAAAAGGCTATCTAAAATAACACCTTTTGCATCTCCTATATTCATACTCCTTTTAGCATATTTCCAGCAATACTCATCCATAGATTTTAGTATGCTTGTAGGATCGCCACGTTTTCCATGTTCAAGAGCATGTGCCACCATCTTCTCTGGATCTGGAGCAACAAATGCAGGATCCGAGAGAAGCTCAGAAGAAATTTTTGAATCCATGACTGGAACAAAATAGGGAGGGAGTACTGTGAACTGGAGATTATTAATAGAGATTTTACTTAGGATGGGCCGGCTTCTGTGACAGCAAATAACACTGCAAACTTAATTTGttggaataaaattagaaaatctGATCTGTGAAGTCAAGAAGATTGGATGATGAGAGAGAGCTCTATGAGTCCAGGTGGAGTGATAATTTGAGCAATGGAATATTGAGCAGCTATCAGCGAGATAACATTCCAAAATGAACGTattacaacaaaacaaatatatggCACATGATACTGTAATGAGCTAAGGGAAACATAGAATTAACATGACTTGTGAAAACTCAATACAAACACTTGAAACAACATGAGTAACTTCAATATTTGTATCTCATCAAGAACGGATGAATAGCATGTTCTATTTAACGATTATCATGTTCCTACGGTACATATTTAACATTACCAAAGTATATTTGTTTTAGATTACCTCATAGAATTTGAGCATGACTAAGCATAAAAGAAATGGTTTCATATGGCAAAAATACGTTTTGTGGTACAGATCATTTATGGTAATTCACTCAATTTTGCATAATGCAATAcatttatcagtttttttttctttcatagGCTATTACCATGATTATCCAATGTCTACTAGCCCACTTAATTAAGTATCTCTCCCTTTCTGCCACTGGTAGGCACTCTTTGACACTGATAGGAATGATCTTATTCCAacataaaagtatatttttgtTCCTTGGGTAAGGTTGAGGTTCAAGAgtgataatgatttattttccgaatatatcaaaaatgtacAGATtacaatgaatgaaaaaaactatcataaaatataatcaGGAGGGGGCGGGTCAACTATTTCGACCGACCcctaaaaagaagaaaaattccTCTTAGGACAAGACATTCAGCAGTCATGAGG contains:
- the LOC120326051 gene encoding catechol O-methyltransferase A-like, which translates into the protein MDSKISSELLSDPAFVAPDPEKMVAHALEHGKRGDPTSILKSMDEYCWKYAKRSMNIGDAKGVILDSLFKERDPKVAIELGSFVGYSAVRMARFLKDGGKLYCLEINPEYAKLVEKLVDYAGLLDKICIIVGTSDEVIPTLKAKHGIDKLDFVFIDHMKALYKPDLISLIKNDLLAKGSVVVADNVIYPGAPEYLEYVRNEPLFKSTFFKSHLEYRPEVEDGLEKSVFLGK